The genomic DNA CTGCGGTTGTGCATTTTTAGGTAGTGAAGCAAGTAGACCTTTTGTATATGGATGTTCAGGGTTAGATAAAACACTTCTAACCTCTCCACGTTCCACAATTTTACCCGCATACATCACTACAACTCTTTCACAAACTTCCGATACAACACCTAAATCATGGGTGATTAAAATCATGGCCATATTGTTTTTTATTTGTAGATTTTTAAGCAAATCCAATATTTGAGCTTGAATCGTAACATCTAGTGCGGTTGTAGGTTCGTCAGCTATTATTAATTTAGGTTGACAGGCAATCGCCATTGCAATCATAACTCTCTGCCTCATACCGCCAGATAATTGATGTGGATAACTGTCAGCTATTTCCTCAGCCCTAGCAATCCCCACTTGTTCAAGCAAATTAATAATAATGGTATATCTTTGGGCTTTATCCATTTTCTTGTGAATTTTCAACGATTCCTCAATTTGGTTACCTATTTTATAAACCGGATTAAGAGACGTCATTGGCTCTTGAAAAATCATTGACATACTATTTCCTCTGATTTCCCTGAAGCCCTTCTTACTCATGTTCCCTAAATCCATTCCGTCATATAAAATCGATGTAGCTTTTACTTCTCCTGGTGATTTAACTAACCCCATGATAGATAATGAAGTTAAACTTTTTCCACAACCTGATTCGCCAACTATCCCTAATGTTTCACCTTCATACACTTCAAAGGAAATATTATCTACCGTTACAATGGATTCTTTCTTGTTTCTAAAGCTAGTAGATAAATTTTTAACGTCTAAAATTTTTCGTTTCAAATTTATCACTCCTTAAAATATAGACATTATTTTTTCACTAATGTTAAAACGTCAAGGCTTTCATCCATTAATTTCACTAAATCATTAAGCTCCTTTTCACCATGTGCGAGAGAAATTGCATGGTGCAGCAAGAAGTTACCTGAACAAAATACATTCTTCTCACTTAAAGCAGCAGTAAACTTTTGATACGCTTCTTTATTTGTCACCGCAGCCTCCCTATAGTTTCTCGGGGCACTTTCAGAGAAATACCAATGGAAATGTCCGCCCTTTCCTTCCATAATTGCCGAAATATTTTTGGACTTAGCACTTTCATTAAACTTTTGAATTAAGATTTCAGTTCGTGTATCAAGCGTTTGTAAGACGTTTTGAGATTCATATATTTCCATAAATGCTAATGATGCAGCTAATGAAACTTGATGGCCATTATACGTTCCTACAAAAGAACATGAACCAGGCCCTGGAGCCGCCTTTCTCATTACCTCAGCCCTACCTGCAACAGCTGATAAAGGAT from Sporosarcina sp. FSL K6-1522 includes the following:
- a CDS encoding ABC transporter ATP-binding protein codes for the protein MINLKRKILDVKNLSTSFRNKKESIVTVDNISFEVYEGETLGIVGESGCGKSLTSLSIMGLVKSPGEVKATSILYDGMDLGNMSKKGFREIRGNSMSMIFQEPMTSLNPVYKIGNQIEESLKIHKKMDKAQRYTIIINLLEQVGIARAEEIADSYPHQLSGGMRQRVMIAMAIACQPKLIIADEPTTALDVTIQAQILDLLKNLQIKNNMAMILITHDLGVVSEVCERVVVMYAGKIVERGEVRSVLSNPEHPYTKGLLASLPKNAQPQSRLPYIPGQVPPPKMWGGGCRFADRCASAFDKCRNEQPPLFTTENQSEVACWSYEREGVVHNG